The proteins below are encoded in one region of Sulfolobus islandicus Y.N.15.51:
- a CDS encoding DUF1464 family protein yields the protein MIYIGIDPGSESYAFAFVDEMGNLVKYFEIPTDLVEKNAIILAKLIADYRPKAVALPSGHGLPFYNIRKIDNREIFLLTLKDPLSHGPLRDFLLASKQYLPLYNSFTIPSVIELDSVPHERKINVIDKGTADKVASAFFYRVYLKLDDFILVEMGRRFAAIVIVINGKIVDGYGGTYLSGLDGEIAYLLHKYSRIDKSTVYSVGRNLELVRIVVEWHSKKYKLPIIVSGYNKNSLEIGEKYEFKFKEAAVGAAFIANAYFGGILRHYINMLDSSGTPISFVRLKEWEEIISLIETL from the coding sequence ATGATTTATATCGGTATTGATCCAGGTAGTGAAAGTTACGCTTTTGCCTTTGTTGATGAGATGGGGAATTTGGTTAAATATTTTGAGATACCTACAGATCTTGTAGAGAAAAACGCTATAATTTTAGCTAAATTGATAGCGGATTATAGACCTAAAGCAGTGGCTTTACCTTCTGGTCATGGTTTACCTTTTTATAACATTAGAAAAATTGACAATAGAGAAATATTTCTTCTTACGCTAAAAGATCCATTATCTCACGGTCCTTTAAGGGATTTTCTATTAGCTTCAAAGCAATATTTGCCTTTATACAATTCTTTTACGATTCCCTCAGTAATTGAGCTAGACAGTGTACCTCATGAAAGGAAGATAAACGTCATAGATAAGGGTACTGCAGACAAAGTTGCTTCTGCGTTTTTCTATAGGGTTTATCTTAAACTAGATGATTTTATTCTAGTTGAAATGGGAAGAAGATTTGCAGCAATTGTTATCGTTATTAACGGTAAAATTGTTGATGGCTATGGTGGGACATATTTATCTGGCTTAGATGGAGAGATAGCTTATCTTCTTCATAAATATTCTAGGATTGATAAGTCAACTGTTTATAGTGTTGGTAGGAATTTAGAGCTTGTTAGGATTGTAGTGGAATGGCATAGTAAGAAGTATAAGTTACCAATTATAGTATCTGGATATAATAAGAATTCTTTAGAGATTGGTGAGAAATATGAATTTAAGTTTAAAGAGGCTGCAGTCGGTGCAGCGTTTATTGCTAATGCATACTTTGGTGGAATTTTACGTCATTATATTAACATGTTGGATAGCAGTGGGACTCCAATCTCGTTTGTGAGGTTGAAAGAATGGGAAGAGATTATTTCTTTGATAGAGACATTATAA
- the rpsJ gene encoding 30S ribosomal protein S10, with protein sequence MPTKARIRLWSTNVENLNYVITQIRGIVEKTGIEMRGPIPLPTSKLEVPIMRLPHGEGRKKWEKWEMRVHKRLIDIAADERVMRQLMRVRVPEDVYIEIQLI encoded by the coding sequence ATGCCTACAAAAGCTAGAATTCGCTTATGGAGTACTAACGTGGAGAATTTAAACTATGTTATAACACAAATAAGGGGTATCGTTGAGAAAACAGGAATAGAAATGAGGGGTCCGATACCATTACCAACTAGCAAACTGGAAGTTCCAATAATGAGACTTCCTCATGGAGAAGGAAGGAAAAAGTGGGAAAAATGGGAGATGAGAGTACATAAAAGATTAATAGATATTGCAGCAGACGAACGTGTAATGAGACAATTAATGAGAGTCAGAGTACCAGAAGATGTTTACATCGAGATACAATTAATATAA
- the tuf gene encoding translation elongation factor EF-1 subunit alpha — protein sequence MSQKPHLNLIVIGHIDHGKSTLVGRLLMDRGFIDEKTVKEAEEAAKKLGKESEKFAFLLDRLKEERERGVTINLTFMRFETKKYFFTIIDAPGHRDFVKNMITGASQADAAILVVSAKKGEYEAGMSVEGQTREHIILAKTMGLDQLIVAVNKMDLTEPPYDEKRYKEIVDQVSKFMRSYGFNTNKVRFVPVVAPSGDNITHKSENMKWYNGPTLEEYLDQLELPPKPVDKPLRIPIQDVYSISGVGTVPVGRVESGVLKVGDKIVFMPAGKVGEVRSIETHHTKMDKAEPGDNIGFNVRGVEKKDIKRGDVVGHPNNPPTVADEFTARIIVVWHPTALANGYTPVLHVHTASVACRVSELVSKLDPRTGQEAEKNPQFLKQGDVAIVKFKPIKPLCVEKYNEFPPLGRFAMRDMGKTVGVGIIVDVKPAKVEIK from the coding sequence ATGTCTCAAAAGCCTCACCTTAATTTAATAGTAATAGGTCACATCGATCACGGTAAAAGTACATTAGTGGGAAGGCTACTAATGGATAGAGGTTTCATAGACGAAAAAACAGTAAAGGAAGCAGAAGAGGCTGCCAAAAAGTTAGGTAAAGAATCTGAGAAGTTTGCATTCCTACTAGATAGATTAAAAGAGGAAAGAGAAAGAGGTGTAACAATAAATCTAACGTTCATGAGATTTGAAACTAAGAAATACTTCTTTACAATAATTGATGCTCCTGGCCATAGAGACTTCGTAAAGAACATGATAACTGGTGCAAGCCAAGCAGATGCTGCAATTCTAGTAGTTTCTGCTAAGAAAGGTGAATATGAAGCTGGAATGAGCGTAGAAGGGCAAACAAGAGAGCATATAATTCTAGCCAAGACCATGGGTCTAGATCAATTAATTGTGGCAGTAAACAAAATGGACTTAACAGAACCACCGTATGATGAAAAACGTTATAAGGAGATTGTTGATCAAGTCAGCAAATTTATGAGAAGTTATGGTTTTAATACAAATAAGGTTAGATTTGTACCAGTAGTTGCACCCAGTGGCGATAATATAACTCATAAATCAGAAAATATGAAGTGGTATAACGGTCCTACCTTGGAAGAGTATTTAGATCAGCTAGAGTTACCACCAAAACCAGTAGACAAACCATTAAGAATTCCAATTCAAGACGTCTACTCTATATCCGGAGTAGGTACTGTACCAGTAGGTAGAGTAGAAAGTGGAGTGTTAAAGGTCGGTGATAAGATCGTATTTATGCCAGCGGGCAAAGTAGGTGAAGTTAGATCCATAGAGACTCATCATACTAAGATGGATAAAGCGGAACCAGGTGACAATATTGGATTTAACGTTAGAGGTGTTGAAAAGAAAGATATAAAGAGAGGAGATGTTGTAGGTCATCCAAATAATCCACCTACTGTTGCTGATGAATTCACTGCAAGAATAATAGTAGTATGGCATCCTACGGCATTGGCAAATGGTTATACACCAGTACTTCACGTTCATACTGCAAGTGTAGCATGTAGGGTTTCAGAATTAGTGTCTAAATTAGATCCGAGAACTGGTCAAGAGGCAGAAAAGAACCCACAGTTCCTAAAACAAGGAGATGTAGCAATAGTCAAATTTAAACCAATCAAACCATTATGTGTAGAGAAGTATAATGAGTTTCCACCACTAGGCAGATTCGCAATGAGAGATATGGGTAAGACTGTTGGAGTCGGTATAATTGTTGATGTAAAACCAGCCAAAGTAGAAATCAAATAA
- a CDS encoding 30S ribosomal protein S7, whose translation MSLENLQLDIKVFSKWDTKVEIRDPSLKKYISLMPVYLPHTGGRHEHRRFGKAKVPIVERLINQIMRPGRNKGKKHLAYNIVKLAFDIIYLKTGQNPIQVLVRAIENSAPREEVTRIMYGGIVYYVAVDVAPQRRIDLALRHIATGAKDSSFNNPKPIEEVLAEEIIAAANNDPKSFAIKRKEEIERIALSSR comes from the coding sequence ATGTCCTTAGAGAACTTACAATTAGATATCAAAGTATTTAGTAAGTGGGATACTAAAGTTGAAATCAGAGACCCTAGCCTAAAGAAGTACATTTCTCTAATGCCAGTTTATTTACCTCATACCGGAGGTAGGCATGAACATAGAAGATTTGGTAAGGCTAAGGTTCCAATAGTTGAGAGGTTAATAAATCAAATAATGAGACCCGGTAGAAATAAAGGAAAGAAACATTTAGCGTATAATATTGTAAAATTGGCATTTGACATAATTTATTTAAAAACTGGTCAAAATCCAATACAAGTATTAGTTAGAGCCATAGAAAATAGTGCACCTAGAGAAGAAGTTACGAGAATAATGTATGGTGGTATAGTGTATTATGTTGCAGTAGACGTAGCTCCACAAAGAAGAATAGACTTAGCCTTAAGGCATATTGCTACTGGTGCCAAGGATTCATCATTCAATAATCCAAAACCTATTGAAGAAGTATTAGCGGAAGAAATAATCGCTGCAGCAAATAATGACCCCAAGAGTTTTGCAATTAAAAGAAAAGAAGAGATAGAAAGAATAGCCTTAAGCTCAAGGTAA
- a CDS encoding bifunctional nuclease family protein, giving the protein MSLQPIKDEDYIKVNSVDAFFMPLHGIPTIVCYLEDGRQFYLFSVPAEIVIAINKTKGNKEEEFGDKRENIYDIISFIPEIMEEFSKHIEKVVIDDMIRDTGVYVATVEFKFDGVIIQKRMIPSHAIFLAIISNKPIFVKKGLVDEQEKESREGQQKF; this is encoded by the coding sequence ATGAGTCTTCAGCCAATTAAGGACGAGGATTATATAAAAGTTAATTCCGTTGATGCGTTCTTTATGCCTCTTCATGGTATACCAACTATAGTATGCTATTTAGAAGATGGAAGACAATTTTATCTATTTAGTGTACCCGCAGAAATCGTTATAGCAATAAATAAAACAAAAGGAAATAAAGAGGAGGAGTTTGGCGATAAAAGAGAAAATATATATGATATTATCTCATTTATCCCTGAAATTATGGAAGAGTTTTCTAAGCATATAGAAAAAGTTGTAATAGATGATATGATAAGAGATACGGGAGTTTATGTTGCTACAGTTGAGTTTAAATTTGATGGTGTGATAATTCAGAAAAGAATGATACCAAGTCATGCAATATTTCTTGCTATAATTTCGAATAAACCAATTTTTGTCAAGAAAGGGTTAGTTGATGAACAAGAAAAAGAAAGTAGAGAAGGTCAACAAAAATTTTAA
- a CDS encoding 30S ribosomal protein S12: protein MSKSKSPKGIYAARKLRLKRLKFRRSQRKYKTKILKLKEKYDPLGGAPMARGIVLEKVGIESRQPNSAVRKCVRVQLVRNGRVVTAFVPGDGGVNFIDEHDEVVITGIGGTLGRSMGDLPGVRYKVIMVNGVSLDALYKGKKQKPVR from the coding sequence GTGAGTAAGAGTAAATCACCTAAGGGAATATACGCGGCTAGGAAATTAAGGCTAAAAAGGTTAAAATTCAGAAGGAGTCAAAGAAAGTATAAGACCAAGATACTAAAGTTAAAGGAAAAATACGATCCTTTAGGAGGAGCGCCAATGGCGAGAGGAATAGTTTTAGAAAAAGTAGGAATAGAATCAAGGCAGCCAAATTCAGCGGTTAGAAAGTGTGTAAGAGTTCAGTTAGTGAGAAATGGTAGAGTTGTTACTGCATTCGTACCCGGGGACGGTGGTGTTAATTTCATTGATGAACATGATGAAGTCGTAATTACCGGAATTGGAGGTACATTAGGTAGATCGATGGGTGACTTGCCTGGAGTGAGATACAAAGTTATAATGGTAAATGGTGTATCTTTAGACGCGTTATATAAAGGCAAGAAGCAAAAGCCAGTTAGATAA
- a CDS encoding NusA-like transcription termination signal-binding factor: protein MPEIKLTPEEIRYISLFQEVTRANVRDCIIDNENNRIIFLVDSKDMGVAIGKSGINVKKLRKIIGKDIELVAYSDNLEELVKNLMSPARVRSVKVVNTSSKKSVYISIDPQDKGLAIGKNGRNVARAKLILKRYMDIDNVVIV, encoded by the coding sequence CTGCCAGAAATTAAATTAACTCCAGAGGAAATACGTTATATTTCTCTGTTTCAAGAAGTAACGAGAGCCAACGTAAGGGATTGTATAATCGATAATGAAAATAATAGGATAATATTTCTAGTCGATTCAAAAGATATGGGAGTTGCAATAGGTAAAAGCGGTATTAATGTTAAGAAGTTAAGGAAAATCATAGGTAAAGATATAGAATTAGTGGCCTATAGTGATAATTTAGAAGAACTAGTAAAAAATTTGATGAGTCCAGCTAGAGTTAGAAGCGTAAAAGTAGTAAATACTAGTTCTAAAAAGTCAGTATATATTAGTATAGATCCTCAAGATAAAGGATTGGCAATAGGTAAGAATGGAAGGAATGTTGCAAGAGCAAAGCTAATTTTAAAGAGGTATATGGATATTGATAATGTAGTAATAGTTTAA
- a CDS encoding 50S ribosomal protein L30e, producing MSEQQVSFEGELKSLLKTGKVIFGAKRAIKYIKLSKVKMVIVASTLRGDLKQDILHYAKLSNVPVYEYKGSGWDLGTLCGKPFMISTISIIDEGNSKILDIIKER from the coding sequence GTGTCAGAACAACAAGTTTCATTTGAAGGAGAGTTGAAATCTCTTTTAAAGACGGGTAAAGTTATTTTTGGTGCCAAGAGAGCTATAAAATACATAAAATTAAGTAAAGTGAAGATGGTAATTGTCGCATCAACATTAAGAGGAGATCTTAAGCAAGATATATTGCATTATGCAAAGCTATCTAACGTACCCGTATATGAGTATAAAGGTAGTGGTTGGGATCTTGGAACACTATGTGGCAAACCATTTATGATTTCCACAATAAGCATTATTGATGAGGGAAATTCCAAAATTTTGGATATTATAAAGGAGAGGTGA
- the rpoA2 gene encoding DNA-directed RNA polymerase subunit A'' — translation MIDEKDKSYLEEKVKQASNILPQKIVEDLKNLISNKEVLVTRDEIDKIFDLAIKEYSEGLIAPGEAIGIVAAQSVGEPGTQMTLRTFHFAGIRELNVTLGLPRLIEIVDAKKVPSTPMMTIYLTDEYKHDKEKALEVARKLEYTKIENVVSSTSIDIASMSIILQLDNEMLKDKGVTVDDVKKAINRLKLGEFVIDESEGNTLNISFANIDSIAALFKLRDKILNTKIKGIKGIKRAIVQKKGDEYIILTDGSNLSGVLSVKGVDIAKVETNNIREIEEVFGIEAAREIIIREISKVLAEQGLDVDMRHILLVADVMTRTGVVRQIGRHGVTGEKNSVLARAAFEVTVKHLLDAAARGDVEEFKGVVENIIIGHPIKLGTGMVELTMRPILR, via the coding sequence GTGATTGATGAAAAGGATAAATCTTATTTAGAAGAGAAAGTGAAACAGGCTTCCAACATTCTTCCTCAAAAAATTGTGGAAGATTTGAAAAATTTGATATCTAACAAGGAAGTACTGGTTACTAGAGATGAAATTGACAAAATCTTCGATTTGGCTATTAAAGAGTATAGTGAAGGACTAATAGCTCCAGGAGAGGCTATTGGAATTGTCGCCGCACAATCAGTAGGAGAGCCAGGTACACAAATGACATTAAGGACTTTTCATTTTGCGGGTATAAGAGAGTTGAACGTAACGTTAGGCCTTCCAAGACTAATAGAAATTGTAGACGCAAAAAAAGTTCCATCAACTCCAATGATGACCATTTATTTGACTGATGAATACAAACACGATAAGGAAAAAGCGTTAGAAGTTGCTAGAAAATTAGAGTATACAAAAATAGAGAATGTAGTTAGTTCAACAAGTATTGATATAGCTTCAATGTCGATTATTCTCCAACTTGATAATGAAATGCTTAAAGACAAAGGCGTTACTGTAGACGACGTTAAAAAAGCTATAAATAGATTGAAATTAGGAGAATTTGTGATAGATGAATCTGAGGGTAATACATTAAATATAAGTTTCGCTAATATAGATAGTATAGCTGCACTGTTTAAATTAAGGGATAAGATACTTAATACTAAAATAAAGGGAATAAAGGGAATAAAACGTGCAATAGTTCAGAAAAAAGGCGATGAATATATTATTCTAACAGATGGTTCAAATCTATCTGGTGTTCTAAGTGTGAAAGGAGTTGATATTGCCAAAGTAGAAACTAATAATATTCGTGAGATCGAGGAGGTATTTGGAATAGAGGCTGCAAGGGAAATTATAATTAGAGAAATTAGTAAAGTATTAGCAGAACAAGGTTTGGATGTTGACATGAGACACATATTGCTGGTTGCGGATGTGATGACTAGAACAGGTGTCGTAAGACAGATAGGTAGGCATGGTGTAACTGGGGAGAAGAATAGTGTGTTGGCAAGAGCCGCATTTGAGGTTACTGTAAAACACCTTTTGGATGCTGCAGCTAGAGGAGATGTAGAAGAATTTAAAGGTGTAGTAGAAAACATTATAATTGGCCATCCGATTAAACTAGGTACCGGAATGGTTGAATTAACAATGAGGCCGATATTAAGGTGA